A part of Paenibacillus sp. sptzw28 genomic DNA contains:
- the dapF gene encoding diaminopimelate epimerase, translating to MNFTKMHGLGNDFVVVAGEKSLPDNVAELAEQVCNRFFGIGADGLVYILPSENADFRMRIINSDGSEAEQCGNAIRCVAKYVYDNGLTDKTEITIETLGAGVQQVQLTVKDGKADLVRVDMGQPILNGLQVPTTVDANPVINHPIEVDGREFRFTAVSMGNPHCVIYVDDAVNFDLAAWGPKLETHPMFPRKINVEFVTVRSSDFTDMRVWERGAGPTLACGTGACATVVASVLNGYTDRTATVSLKGGELLIEWNESDNHVYMTGPAAEVFRGTL from the coding sequence ATGAACTTTACGAAGATGCATGGACTGGGCAATGATTTTGTCGTTGTCGCAGGCGAGAAGAGCTTACCTGACAATGTGGCCGAGCTTGCGGAGCAAGTTTGCAACCGTTTTTTTGGCATTGGGGCCGACGGCCTCGTCTACATTCTGCCTTCGGAGAACGCTGATTTCCGCATGCGTATTATTAATTCCGACGGTTCGGAAGCGGAGCAGTGCGGCAATGCGATCCGCTGCGTCGCCAAATATGTCTACGATAACGGCTTAACCGATAAAACGGAAATTACGATAGAAACATTGGGCGCCGGTGTACAGCAGGTTCAACTGACGGTTAAGGACGGCAAGGCGGACCTGGTCCGCGTCGATATGGGCCAGCCGATCCTGAACGGCTTGCAGGTGCCGACAACGGTTGATGCCAACCCGGTTATCAATCACCCGATCGAGGTAGACGGCCGCGAGTTCCGTTTCACTGCCGTATCGATGGGCAACCCGCATTGTGTAATTTACGTGGACGATGCCGTTAATTTTGACCTTGCGGCATGGGGACCCAAGCTGGAAACCCACCCGATGTTCCCCCGTAAAATAAACGTAGAGTTCGTTACGGTGAGATCCAGCGATTTCACGGACATGCGCGTATGGGAGCGCGGGGCAGGGCCTACGCTTGCATGCGGGACTGGAGCTTGTGCAACAGTCGTGGCATCTGTGCTGAATGGCTATACTGACCGCACGGCCACCGTTTCTCTAAAGGGCGGAGAGCTTCTGATCGAATGGAATGAATCTGACAACCATGTTTACATGACCGGCCCTGCAGCTGAAGTATTCCGAGGTACGCTGTAG
- a CDS encoding bifunctional homocysteine S-methyltransferase/methylenetetrahydrofolate reductase, translating to MKPDLREALGARILTGDGAMGTYLYQMGFPVGVSYEEFNLLRPNVIEDVHRRYYEAGARVIETNTFSANHESLSRYGLDADVAAINRAGVQIARNAVGSDAYVVGAVGSIRAGKRRNISSSQLKHSFQQQIDALLNEGVDGLLLETFYDLEEMLIALKVTRKQSNIPVICQFAVEKEAVTQDGHPLAFAFERLREEGADVAGFNCRSGPNGILRAIDSIQGDVALPLSVFPNAGIPDYVDGKYMFTATPEYFAQSARKFADRGARIIGGCCGTTPEHIAAIAEALNGYVPQPGAVEPYEPPAVEHTAVTASSQQVTGLGEPAAPAAAEPTIVDLVRERHTVIVELDPPRDLDIRKFMAGSAALKEAGADAVTMADNSLAMTRMSNLALASLVQHQVGLRPLVHIACRDRNLIGTQSHMMGLDALSIDHVLAVTGDPARFGDLPDSSSVYDLTSFEMIRMIKQLNDGISFSGKPLKQKAKFIVGAAFNPNVKYLDKAIARLERKVESGADYIMTQPVYSSDLIVKIAEATKHLSIPVFIGIMPLASGRNAEYLHNEVPGIQLSDDVRSRMAGLEGEAGRSEGVRIAEELLDTALKHFNGIYLITPFLSYDMTVRLTKYVWEKTKK from the coding sequence ATGAAACCGGATTTGCGGGAAGCGCTGGGAGCGCGCATCTTGACCGGCGACGGCGCGATGGGAACCTATCTCTACCAGATGGGGTTCCCTGTCGGCGTTTCATATGAAGAGTTTAATTTACTCCGGCCGAACGTTATAGAAGATGTTCACAGGCGTTATTATGAAGCAGGGGCGCGGGTGATCGAGACGAATACATTCTCGGCCAATCATGAGAGCCTGTCCCGCTACGGACTGGATGCCGATGTGGCGGCCATAAACCGTGCGGGCGTTCAGATTGCGAGAAACGCTGTCGGCAGCGATGCCTATGTGGTCGGAGCGGTCGGTTCAATACGTGCCGGAAAACGGAGGAATATCTCAAGCAGCCAGCTGAAGCATTCTTTCCAACAGCAAATCGACGCATTATTAAATGAAGGTGTTGACGGACTGCTGCTTGAAACCTTCTACGATCTGGAAGAAATGCTCATTGCGCTGAAAGTCACGCGAAAGCAATCCAATATTCCCGTCATATGCCAGTTTGCAGTTGAGAAAGAGGCAGTAACTCAGGATGGTCATCCGCTTGCCTTCGCATTCGAACGTCTGAGGGAGGAAGGAGCCGATGTGGCAGGCTTCAACTGCCGAAGCGGCCCAAACGGCATTCTCCGGGCAATCGATTCGATCCAAGGTGACGTGGCGCTGCCTCTATCCGTATTTCCGAATGCAGGTATTCCCGATTACGTCGACGGCAAATACATGTTTACGGCGACGCCTGAATACTTCGCGCAATCGGCACGGAAATTCGCCGATAGGGGTGCAAGAATAATTGGAGGGTGCTGCGGTACGACTCCGGAGCATATAGCCGCTATCGCCGAAGCGCTGAACGGATATGTTCCGCAGCCGGGGGCAGTCGAACCTTACGAGCCGCCGGCTGTGGAGCACACTGCCGTTACCGCTAGTTCGCAGCAGGTTACCGGGTTAGGAGAACCAGCTGCTCCGGCAGCTGCTGAACCTACGATTGTGGATCTCGTAAGGGAGCGCCATACCGTGATCGTAGAGCTGGACCCGCCGCGAGACCTGGATATCCGTAAGTTCATGGCGGGATCGGCCGCCTTGAAAGAAGCGGGAGCCGATGCGGTTACGATGGCGGACAATTCGTTAGCCATGACGCGTATGAGCAATCTGGCGCTCGCCTCGCTTGTGCAGCATCAGGTAGGACTGCGGCCGCTCGTGCACATTGCGTGCCGTGACCGGAACTTGATCGGAACGCAGTCTCATATGATGGGACTAGATGCGCTCAGCATCGATCATGTGCTCGCTGTTACTGGTGATCCGGCACGCTTCGGCGATTTGCCCGATTCGAGCTCGGTCTACGATTTGACCTCATTCGAGATGATCCGCATGATCAAGCAGTTGAACGACGGCATTTCCTTCTCGGGCAAGCCGCTCAAGCAAAAGGCGAAATTCATTGTCGGCGCCGCGTTCAACCCGAATGTAAAATATTTGGACAAGGCAATCGCGCGTTTGGAACGCAAAGTCGAATCCGGCGCGGATTATATAATGACACAGCCCGTTTACAGCAGCGATCTTATCGTAAAAATTGCCGAAGCTACCAAGCACTTATCCATTCCCGTATTCATTGGCATTATGCCGCTCGCCAGCGGGCGCAATGCGGAATATTTGCATAACGAGGTACCCGGCATACAACTATCGGATGACGTTCGCAGCCGGATGGCGGGGCTGGAAGGCGAAGCGGGCCGTTCTGAAGGGGTACGGATCGCGGAAGAGCTGCTGGATACCGCATTGAAGCATTTTAACGGTATATACTTGATTACGCCGTTTTTATCCTATGACATGACGGTGCGTCTGACTAAATATGTATGGGAAAAAACGAAGAAATAA
- the remA gene encoding extracellular matrix/biofilm regulator RemA, with translation MAIKLINIGFGNIVSANRIISIVSPESAPIKRIIQEARDRHMLIDATYGRRTRAVIITDSDHVILSAVQPETVAHRLSTKDDDHDE, from the coding sequence ATGGCCATCAAGTTAATCAATATCGGATTCGGAAACATCGTTTCTGCCAATCGCATCATTTCCATCGTTAGCCCGGAATCGGCGCCAATCAAACGGATCATTCAAGAAGCGCGCGACCGCCATATGCTGATCGATGCGACATACGGCAGACGTACGCGCGCTGTTATTATTACGGACAGCGATCACGTCATCTTGTCGGCTGTACAACCGGAAACGGTTGCACATCGGCTATCGACGAAAGATGACGATCACGACGAATAG
- the gmk gene encoding guanylate kinase — MTKGLLIVLSGPSGVGKGTVCSVLRHKQSDLVYSVSATTRKPRQGEIDGINYFFKSREQFQDMIARDALLEYAEYVGNYYGTPRDFVERTLESGKDIILEIEVKGALMVKEKFPEGVFIFLVPPSLDELKQRITGRGTENADVIDHRMSVAVEEMSLIRYYDYAVVNDQVDTAAHRIQSIIVAEHCRKDRFIAEIQTMQEASEKA; from the coding sequence ATGACCAAAGGATTGTTAATCGTCTTATCGGGCCCTTCGGGCGTAGGCAAAGGAACGGTCTGCTCTGTGCTTCGGCACAAACAAAGCGATCTCGTTTACTCCGTTTCGGCAACGACGCGGAAGCCCCGCCAGGGTGAAATCGACGGCATTAATTACTTTTTCAAATCAAGAGAACAGTTCCAGGACATGATCGCGCGCGATGCCCTTCTGGAATACGCGGAGTATGTCGGCAATTATTACGGCACGCCTCGGGATTTTGTGGAGCGGACGCTCGAATCGGGAAAAGATATCATTTTGGAGATTGAAGTTAAAGGCGCGCTAATGGTGAAGGAAAAGTTTCCGGAAGGCGTCTTTATTTTTCTTGTACCACCCTCTCTGGACGAATTAAAGCAGCGGATCACCGGCCGCGGCACGGAAAATGCGGATGTGATCGATCACAGGATGTCTGTAGCGGTTGAAGAAATGAGTCTGATCCGCTATTACGATTATGCAGTCGTTAATGATCAGGTTGATACTGCAGCTCATCGCATCCAAAGTATTATAGTAGCGGAACACTGCCGCAAGGACCGGTTTATTGCCGAGATTCAAACGATGCAGGAAGCTTCCGAGAAAGCTTAA
- the rpoZ gene encoding DNA-directed RNA polymerase subunit omega, protein MLYPSIDEMMTKVDSKYSLVVAASRRARMLRDGSKSDLRGARSHKYVGVALEEIYHDVLIVESNPNKQV, encoded by the coding sequence TTGTTATATCCGTCGATTGACGAAATGATGACGAAAGTGGACAGTAAATATTCACTCGTTGTTGCAGCCTCGAGGCGTGCGAGAATGCTGAGAGATGGAAGTAAATCAGACCTGCGGGGTGCAAGATCGCATAAATATGTAGGCGTTGCGCTCGAAGAGATTTATCACGATGTGCTTATAGTAGAGAGCAATCCGAACAAGCAAGTATAA
- the coaBC gene encoding bifunctional phosphopantothenoylcysteine decarboxylase/phosphopantothenate--cysteine ligase CoaBC, protein MLRGKTIVLGISGGIAAYKAAALCSKLVQAGVTVRVIMTESAAKFITPLTLQTLSRHPVYLDTFDEFDPAVVSHINLADSADLVIIAPATANILAKMAAGLADDMLSTTLLATTAPVLVAPAMNVHMYAHPAVERNMELLAERGVKFVEPGTGQLACGYVGKGRLAEPEEIVRAAEQWFTQRDKLTGKRVLVTAGGTVERLDAVRYLTNDSSGKMGFAIAEAAVNRGAEVTLIAARATAAPIAGVTMINVESAEQMYNSVMERYEAADIVVKAAAVADYRPLVRSEGKIKKTEERLVIELERTTDILKTLGERKAGQFLVGFAAETDQIEHYAMDKLRRKNCDLVVANNVSQEGAGFNLDTNIVQVFGEEGLIESMPLLQKREVADRLLTLITDRMAAKGAGE, encoded by the coding sequence ATGCTGCGTGGAAAAACAATCGTGCTCGGCATTTCAGGCGGAATCGCCGCATACAAAGCGGCAGCGCTGTGCAGTAAGCTGGTACAGGCAGGTGTGACGGTTCGCGTAATCATGACGGAATCGGCAGCCAAGTTTATCACGCCGCTTACACTGCAGACGCTTTCCCGCCATCCGGTCTATCTGGATACGTTTGATGAGTTCGATCCCGCTGTTGTATCCCATATCAATCTGGCAGATAGTGCCGACCTTGTTATTATTGCACCTGCAACGGCAAATATTCTGGCGAAGATGGCAGCCGGCTTGGCGGACGACATGTTGAGCACAACACTGCTTGCAACAACCGCTCCCGTTCTCGTCGCACCCGCGATGAATGTACATATGTATGCACATCCGGCAGTGGAGCGAAATATGGAGCTTCTTGCCGAACGCGGAGTCAAATTTGTGGAACCGGGGACGGGACAGCTGGCCTGCGGTTATGTCGGCAAAGGAAGGCTAGCCGAACCGGAGGAAATTGTCCGCGCGGCCGAGCAGTGGTTCACGCAAAGGGATAAGCTCACCGGAAAGCGGGTGCTTGTGACGGCAGGCGGTACGGTTGAGCGTCTGGATGCGGTCCGATATTTGACGAACGACTCGTCGGGGAAAATGGGCTTTGCAATAGCTGAGGCGGCCGTCAACCGCGGGGCTGAAGTGACGTTAATTGCGGCCAGGGCAACTGCCGCACCAATCGCGGGAGTTACCATGATTAACGTGGAATCGGCGGAACAAATGTATAACTCTGTTATGGAGCGTTACGAGGCGGCCGATATCGTTGTAAAAGCAGCGGCGGTCGCCGACTACCGGCCGCTTGTCCGGTCTGAAGGTAAAATTAAGAAGACCGAGGAGAGGCTCGTTATCGAGCTCGAGCGGACCACCGACATATTGAAGACGCTCGGCGAACGGAAGGCGGGACAATTTCTTGTCGGCTTCGCCGCGGAGACAGATCAAATCGAGCATTACGCAATGGACAAGCTCCGGCGGAAAAATTGCGACTTGGTCGTGGCTAACAATGTCTCGCAGGAAGGCGCAGGTTTTAACCTCGATACGAACATTGTGCAGGTTTTCGGCGAAGAAGGGCTGATCGAGTCGATGCCGTTATTGCAAAAAAGAGAGGTTGCCGACCGGCTTCTAACATTGATTACGGATCGGATGGCGGCCAAGGGGGCTGGTGAATGA
- the priA gene encoding primosomal protein N' has protein sequence MIAKVIVDVPSRQTDRPFDYEVPGEMIGWIEVGSRVGVPFGGRVVQGFVISIAQFADVDRAKLKTIAELLDHTPPLSPDLIELAQWISEKYCCPLTVALQAMIPAALKGKAETTVSLAQNNEELTGNTLLPVEGEWLDYIRRNGGTVRMAALQERYPAEAGAVKSAIREGALVERVSIRDRLAVRKVLTVIPPEDRTAAQEAFEAFPARAAKQREVLRYMLERGEPAAMQTVLEEVPAAASTVRALAEKGWVKLVEVERGRDPYEGREFRRTTPLPLTEGQQEVFGEIASALDAGEARVFLLHGVTGSGKTEVYLQSIAHCLLHGRQAIVLVPEISLTPQMVERFKGRFGDAVAVLHSRLSNGERYDEWRKIRERRAQVAVGARSAIFAPFERIGLIIIDEEHESSYKQEESPKYHARDVAVRRARQHGAAVVLGSATPSLESYAAAARGSQAAADRDALRKETGSGAAVLVSSDAPVQSSPAALLRMPDRVGGRLMPPVRLIDMREELKGGNRSMFSRELHKALQVRLEREEQSVLLLNRRGYSTFVMCRSCGYTALCPHCDISLTFHQKSRALRCHYCGHAEIAPAKCPACESEHIRFFGTGTQRVEEELSKLFPGIRVIRMDVDTTTEKGSHEKWLTLFGERKADVLLGTQMVAKGLDFPYVTLVGVIAADTSLHLPDFRAAEKTFQLLTQVAGRAGRHELPGEVIVQTYNPDHYAVTAAQRHDYSAFVKEELGHRRFMAYPPFCRLILVTLSHEQLPLLISTGEKFASLLRQFAVEAGVQGSGNEGGRFIDILGPVASPIPRMKDRYRFQCMIKYRGNIDAVGLLKQAIGALPGAQGQPPVQLSVDVDPQVIL, from the coding sequence ATGATCGCTAAAGTGATCGTCGATGTGCCGAGCCGTCAGACGGATCGGCCATTCGATTATGAAGTGCCTGGCGAAATGATCGGATGGATTGAGGTTGGCAGCAGGGTTGGCGTACCGTTCGGCGGCCGTGTCGTTCAGGGCTTCGTCATTTCGATTGCTCAGTTTGCGGATGTGGATCGTGCGAAATTGAAGACGATTGCCGAACTGCTGGATCATACCCCGCCGTTATCTCCGGATCTGATAGAACTGGCGCAGTGGATAAGTGAGAAGTATTGCTGTCCGCTGACAGTCGCCCTTCAGGCCATGATTCCGGCAGCGCTCAAGGGGAAGGCGGAGACAACGGTTTCACTTGCGCAAAATAACGAAGAGCTGACCGGAAATACGCTTCTGCCGGTAGAAGGGGAATGGCTTGACTACATACGGCGAAACGGCGGAACCGTGCGTATGGCTGCCTTGCAGGAGCGCTATCCGGCGGAAGCCGGGGCTGTGAAGTCGGCGATTCGTGAAGGGGCCTTGGTGGAGCGGGTGTCGATTCGCGATAGACTGGCAGTGCGTAAGGTGCTCACTGTAATTCCGCCTGAGGATCGCACGGCCGCGCAAGAAGCGTTTGAGGCCTTCCCCGCGAGGGCGGCCAAGCAGCGCGAGGTGCTGCGGTATATGCTGGAGCGCGGCGAACCGGCGGCGATGCAGACGGTTCTGGAAGAGGTTCCGGCTGCGGCAAGCACTGTGCGGGCACTGGCCGAGAAGGGCTGGGTTAAGCTAGTCGAGGTGGAACGCGGCCGCGACCCGTATGAGGGCCGGGAATTCCGCCGTACAACACCGCTGCCATTAACCGAAGGGCAGCAGGAAGTGTTCGGCGAAATCGCGTCGGCATTGGATGCGGGCGAGGCCCGCGTTTTTTTGCTGCACGGCGTCACCGGGAGCGGCAAGACGGAAGTGTATTTGCAATCAATCGCGCATTGTTTGCTCCATGGTAGACAAGCGATTGTACTAGTGCCGGAAATATCGTTAACACCGCAAATGGTTGAACGGTTTAAGGGTCGTTTCGGCGATGCTGTTGCGGTCCTGCACAGCCGGCTCTCGAATGGCGAGCGGTACGATGAGTGGCGCAAAATCCGCGAGCGCCGCGCACAGGTTGCAGTGGGGGCGCGGTCCGCTATTTTTGCACCGTTCGAGCGGATTGGTCTTATCATAATCGATGAAGAGCATGAATCGTCTTATAAGCAGGAGGAAAGCCCTAAGTATCATGCGCGAGACGTTGCCGTCAGGAGGGCCAGGCAGCATGGCGCGGCTGTCGTACTCGGGTCAGCGACGCCGTCGCTCGAGAGCTACGCGGCAGCCGCTCGAGGAAGCCAGGCTGCAGCTGACAGGGACGCCCTCAGGAAAGAAACCGGCAGCGGCGCAGCGGTACTAGTGAGTAGTGACGCACCAGTGCAAAGCTCGCCTGCCGCTCTGCTGAGAATGCCGGATCGGGTCGGGGGCAGGCTGATGCCGCCCGTCCGTCTGATCGATATGCGGGAGGAGCTTAAGGGTGGAAACCGCTCCATGTTCAGCCGCGAGCTGCATAAGGCTCTACAGGTCCGGCTTGAACGCGAAGAGCAGTCGGTTCTGCTTCTCAACCGAAGAGGCTACTCGACTTTCGTCATGTGCCGGTCATGCGGTTACACCGCGCTTTGCCCTCATTGCGACATCTCGCTTACATTCCACCAGAAATCGCGTGCCCTCCGCTGCCACTACTGCGGACATGCCGAGATTGCCCCCGCCAAATGCCCGGCCTGCGAAAGCGAGCATATCCGGTTTTTCGGAACAGGCACGCAGCGGGTCGAGGAGGAGCTCTCGAAGCTGTTTCCAGGCATCCGTGTCATTCGGATGGATGTTGACACGACTACGGAGAAGGGTTCGCACGAGAAATGGCTCACCCTGTTCGGAGAGCGGAAGGCGGATGTACTGCTCGGGACGCAAATGGTCGCCAAAGGGCTTGATTTTCCATATGTTACATTAGTAGGCGTGATCGCTGCCGATACGTCGCTGCATTTGCCGGATTTCCGAGCGGCGGAGAAAACGTTCCAGCTGCTCACCCAAGTGGCCGGCAGAGCAGGCAGGCATGAGCTGCCCGGAGAGGTAATCGTGCAGACCTATAATCCGGACCATTATGCTGTGACCGCTGCACAGCGTCACGACTATTCGGCTTTCGTAAAGGAGGAGCTGGGACATCGGCGCTTTATGGCTTACCCTCCATTTTGCCGGCTCATCTTGGTGACGCTGTCGCATGAACAGCTTCCGCTGCTTATATCGACAGGCGAGAAATTTGCGTCGCTGCTCAGGCAATTTGCTGTTGAAGCGGGCGTGCAGGGATCTGGTAACGAAGGCGGCCGGTTTATCGATATTCTGGGACCCGTCGCATCGCCGATCCCCAGGATGAAAGATCGCTATCGTTTTCAATGTATGATAAAATATCGGGGAAACATCGATGCTGTAGGCTTGCTGAAGCAGGCGATTGGTGCTCTTCCCGGAGCACAGGGACAGCCGCCGGTGCAGCTCAGCGTGGATGTTGATCCGCAAGTTATTTTATAG
- the def gene encoding peptide deformylase — translation MAIRLIVKNPDPVLREKAIEVTKFNRNLHKLLTDMAETMYDAHGVGLAAPQVGISKRVIVVDVGDDHGLIEMVNPVIVESEGEQLGPEGCLSIPNLNGDVRRAQRIKIKGLDRNGEPFELEATDFLARAFQHEVDHLNGVLFTDIADSIYDEETRPRHRGE, via the coding sequence GTGGCCATCAGGCTTATTGTTAAAAATCCGGATCCCGTCCTGCGGGAGAAAGCGATCGAAGTGACGAAGTTTAACCGAAATTTGCATAAATTGTTAACCGACATGGCGGAAACGATGTATGACGCTCACGGTGTCGGCCTTGCCGCGCCGCAGGTTGGCATTTCCAAGCGTGTAATCGTTGTCGATGTCGGAGACGACCATGGCTTAATCGAAATGGTCAATCCGGTAATCGTGGAATCCGAAGGCGAGCAGCTCGGTCCGGAGGGGTGTCTGAGCATTCCCAACCTCAATGGAGACGTCCGCCGCGCCCAGCGCATCAAGATTAAAGGTTTAGACCGCAACGGGGAACCGTTCGAATTGGAAGCGACCGATTTCCTCGCGCGCGCGTTCCAGCATGAGGTTGACCATCTAAACGGCGTACTGTTTACGGACATTGCCGATTCTATATATGACGAGGAAACACGTCCGCGTCATCGCGGAGAGTGA
- the fmt gene encoding methionyl-tRNA formyltransferase, which produces MRIVFMGTPEFAVPSLEALLDAGHEIVLVVTQPDRPKGRKKTLTPPPVKEAALLRGIPVEQPERLRSSDTVSCIADLKPDLIVTAAYGQILPKAVLDAPSLGCINVHGSLLPRYRGGAPIQRAVMNGETMTGVTIMYMAEGLDTGDMISKVEVPITDEDTSGTLFEKLSLAGSELLMQTLPAIENGAVRAIPQNAADATYATNLSREDERIDWSRTARSVFNQVRGLSPMAGAFTLLGGEPFKVWGCKPVNSGGTAGTLPGTVIKTDETGILVQTGEGALLLTVIQPAGKKAMPASEWLKGARLPAGTMLGGEKS; this is translated from the coding sequence ATGCGCATCGTATTTATGGGAACGCCTGAATTTGCCGTTCCATCGCTTGAAGCGCTGCTGGACGCCGGGCACGAAATCGTGCTTGTCGTAACGCAGCCGGACCGGCCCAAAGGCCGCAAAAAAACATTGACGCCGCCTCCTGTTAAGGAAGCGGCGCTTCTTCGCGGTATTCCCGTCGAGCAGCCCGAGCGGCTGCGGAGTTCGGATACGGTCTCCTGCATCGCGGACTTAAAGCCGGATTTGATCGTTACGGCCGCTTATGGACAAATATTGCCCAAGGCTGTGCTTGACGCGCCGAGCCTCGGCTGCATCAATGTGCACGGCTCCCTGCTGCCCCGCTATCGTGGAGGCGCGCCGATACAACGAGCGGTAATGAACGGCGAGACCATGACAGGCGTTACGATTATGTATATGGCCGAGGGGCTGGATACAGGCGATATGATAAGCAAAGTGGAGGTACCGATTACCGACGAGGATACGTCCGGCACTCTGTTTGAGAAGCTGAGCTTGGCGGGATCGGAGCTGCTCATGCAGACACTGCCCGCAATTGAGAATGGAGCAGTCCGGGCGATCCCGCAAAATGCCGCCGATGCGACCTATGCGACCAATCTTTCGAGGGAGGATGAACGCATCGATTGGAGCCGTACGGCGCGAAGCGTATTCAATCAGGTGCGCGGTCTGTCGCCGATGGCGGGCGCTTTCACGCTGCTGGGCGGCGAGCCGTTTAAGGTCTGGGGCTGCAAGCCGGTCAACAGCGGCGGAACTGCAGGTACGCTGCCGGGAACCGTTATAAAGACCGACGAAACGGGCATTCTCGTACAAACCGGAGAGGGAGCGCTGCTGCTAACCGTCATACAGCCTGCCGGGAAGAAAGCGATGCCGGCGTCTGAATGGTTGAAAGGCGCGCGGCTTCCGGCAGGGACCATGCTTGGCGGTGAGAAATCTTGA
- the rsmB gene encoding 16S rRNA (cytosine(967)-C(5))-methyltransferase RsmB, with product MKKGKGAGRERAGQESASSAGQGVAKRKPIRRTAREVALHTLVKVAEAGAYSNLQLNRALQEAQLSRPDAALATELVYGTIQHQRTLDYRLGGLVAKGLDKLAPWVHQLLRMSAYQLLYLDRIPAHAAVNEAVQIAKKRGHAGISGMVNGVLRNMERRMDEIKQPIQEADPVKRIGIAHSYPDWLIKRWIELYGEQTAEAICAAGNEPPHSSLRINRLRISREKAMTGMLESGYEAAESPLVSSGVVVSGGGNLAQTDGYSTGLWSLQDESSMLVAEVCAPQPGMTVLDCCAAPGGKTAHLAEIMEDRGRIVANDVHEHKRALIEEQAKRLGLTSVQAVTGDAAQLAGTYPQQSFDLVLLDAPCTGFGVIRRKPEIKWTKTPEDVHAIAELQARLLVEAAKLVKPGGTLVYSTCTIEREENEEQIAGFLQKHPSFRLDTAWPEHVLVPLRERGVVDESFPGFVQLLPQYFGTDGFFIARLKRID from the coding sequence GTGAAGAAGGGAAAAGGCGCAGGCCGCGAACGAGCGGGCCAAGAGTCTGCAAGCTCTGCCGGACAAGGCGTGGCTAAGCGCAAACCAATCCGCCGCACTGCGCGCGAGGTTGCGCTTCACACTTTGGTGAAGGTGGCGGAAGCGGGCGCCTACAGCAATTTGCAGCTGAACCGCGCGCTGCAGGAGGCGCAGCTCTCAAGGCCGGACGCGGCGCTTGCGACCGAGCTGGTGTACGGGACGATCCAGCACCAGAGGACGCTGGATTACCGTCTGGGCGGACTTGTCGCCAAAGGGCTGGACAAGCTCGCACCATGGGTGCACCAGCTGCTGCGGATGAGCGCCTATCAGCTGCTGTATTTGGACCGCATTCCGGCCCATGCCGCGGTGAACGAAGCGGTTCAAATCGCGAAAAAGCGGGGTCACGCCGGAATTTCCGGCATGGTTAACGGCGTGCTTCGCAATATGGAACGGCGGATGGATGAAATCAAGCAGCCTATTCAAGAAGCGGATCCTGTTAAACGGATCGGTATTGCCCACTCTTATCCGGATTGGCTGATAAAACGTTGGATAGAGCTGTACGGAGAACAGACAGCGGAAGCGATATGCGCGGCCGGTAACGAGCCGCCGCATTCCAGCCTGCGGATTAACCGGCTCCGCATTTCCCGGGAGAAGGCGATGACAGGCATGCTGGAATCCGGTTATGAAGCGGCTGAATCGCCCTTAGTCTCAAGCGGAGTCGTTGTGAGCGGCGGCGGAAATCTCGCACAAACGGACGGCTATAGCACAGGCTTATGGTCACTGCAGGATGAAAGCTCGATGCTCGTCGCCGAGGTATGCGCTCCGCAGCCCGGAATGACGGTGCTTGATTGCTGCGCGGCGCCTGGAGGGAAGACCGCCCACCTTGCGGAGATTATGGAAGACCGCGGACGCATTGTTGCGAATGATGTGCATGAGCACAAGCGTGCGCTGATCGAGGAGCAGGCAAAGCGGCTTGGACTTACTTCAGTCCAGGCGGTTACAGGCGATGCAGCGCAACTGGCAGGCACATATCCGCAGCAATCCTTCGATCTTGTGCTGCTCGATGCGCCGTGCACCGGGTTCGGGGTAATCAGGCGTAAGCCCGAAATCAAATGGACGAAGACGCCCGAGGACGTTCATGCAATCGCGGAACTGCAAGCGCGTTTGCTCGTTGAAGCAGCCAAATTGGTGAAGCCGGGTGGAACGCTTGTCTACAGCACCTGTACGATTGAGCGGGAAGAGAATGAGGAGCAGATTGCCGGCTTTCTTCAGAAGCATCCGTCGTTTCGTCTGGACACGGCATGGCCGGAGCATGTATTGGTGCCGCTGCGCGAACGCGGTGTTGTCGACGAATCGTTCCCCGGTTTCGTGCAGCTGCTGCCTCAGTACTTCGGCACCGACGGCTTCTTTATCGCTCGCCTTAAGCGAATCGACTGA